A single genomic interval of Lucilia cuprina isolate Lc7/37 chromosome 2, ASM2204524v1, whole genome shotgun sequence harbors:
- the LOC111686680 gene encoding mitochondrial ribosome-associated GTPase 2, with protein sequence MSLKSLFLLFQKQYRFCSTKCKVGFPDGITPALRPKKPKSSSDNKQNYFSDIKSVRAVGGKGGNGCISFLQLWCNERAGPDGGDGGNGGHVIFKSSKDVRNLNHLYSTIRGDDGQCGSPKECHGKNAKHTIVKVPIGTIVRNKNGVIIGDLDRENMMFVASRGGAGGKGNRFFTTDKENSPKVCEHGPPGEDLMYILEMRSMADIGIVGFPNAGKSTLINAITRTRSKVAPYAFTTIHPQIGIVQYADHFQLAVADLPGIIPGSHRNKGLGLQFLKHVERCSSLIYLLDASAESPWMHYENLNFEMSSFNKKLTTYPKIIVANKIDRPEAIKNISELKRRIDEPVIGISAKDGTNLESLLYLMRLTYENYNSHH encoded by the exons ATGTCATTAaagagtttgtttttgttatttcaaaaacaaTACAGGTTTTGCAGTACCAAATGTAAAGTTGGTTTTCCGGACGGAATTACTCCTGCACTCAGGCCAAAGAAACCTAAATCGAGCAGTGATAATAAA caaaattatttTTCGGATATTAAGTCTGTTAGAGCTGTTGGAGGAAAAGGTGGAAATGGGTGTATATCATTTTTGCAATTATGGTGCAATGAGCGTGCTGGGCCAGATGGTGGTGATGGTGGAAATGGTGGTCATGTTATTTTCAAGTCATCTAAAGATGTaagaaatttaaatcatttatataGCACAATTCGAGGAGACGATGGACAATGTGGAAGTCCTAAAGAATGTCATGGAAAAAATGCAAAACACACTATAGTTAAAGTTCCTATTGGCACTATTGTGCGGAATAAAAATGGAGTTATAATTGGAGACTTAGACCGAGAAAACATGATGTTTGTAGCTTCAAGAGGTGGAGCTGGAGGAAAAGGAAATCGATTTTTTACCACAGATAAAGAAAACAGCCCAAAAGTTTGTGAGCATGGTCCACCAGGTGAAGACCTAATGTATATATTGGAAATGCGCAGCATGGCAGATATTGGAATAGTTGGATTTCCCAATGCTGGTAAAAGTACCCTTATAAATGCAATAACTCGAACCCGCTCCAAAGTTGCGCCTTATGCATTTACAACTATACACCCACAAATAGGGATTGTTCAGTATGCAGATCACTTTCAATTGGCCGTTGCGGATTTACCTGGTATCATTCCCGGATCTCACCGCAATAAGGGTCTAGGGTTGCAGTTCCTTAAACACGTAGAGAGATGTTCGTCTTTGATATATCTATTGGATGCAAGTGCAGAAAGCCCTTGGATGcattatgaaaacttaaatttcgaAATGtccagttttaataaaaaattgacaaCATATCCAAAAATAATTGTTGCAAACAAAATTGATAGACCCGAAgccattaaaaatatatcagaATTAAAAAGAAGAATAGATGAACCTGTTATCGGCATTAGCGCCAAAGACGGTACAAATTTAGAAAGTCTTCTTTATTTAATGCGACTTACATATGAAAATTACAATTCACATCACTAA